Part of the Candidatus Aminicenantes bacterium genome, CCTGCAACCATGAACGCTCTGTTTTCTCTTGCCGGCATTCCGCAGCGGATCGACTTGATCAAAACGGTCAGCTGCGGCAACGATTTTCTGCAGCTCGATCTCGAATCCCTTTCGGAAAAGCGGCGTTCCCGTCTGGGGCAATTCGCACACGCGATCTGTGACCGGCACAACGGCATGGGAGCCGATGGCTTGGTGGCACGTTGCTCCATTTCTTCCGGAACGTTCGGATTTCAAGTTTTTAACCGCGACGGTCGCGAAGCCGAGTTGTCCGGGAACGGCATGGCCGGATGCGCCGCGGTCGTTTTCGCTCTGGAGCCCGGACTCAATTCCATCACGCTTCAGACCGCCGTGGGACCCCGCCGCATCGCCTGCAAACAACGCCGATTCCCCCGGGTGGACATGAGCGTGGAAATCGGCCCGGCTGACTTTGCAAATTATCGACAATTTCCCTTTCTGGATAAGCGCGCGGGTGGGTACGCTTCCGATGGAATCGATTTCTTCCCGGTGTCCGTCGGCAACCCCCACGCGGTGTGCCTGGTACCATCGGGAATTTCCGAAAAAGAGATGGTTGAACTGGGGCAACACTTGCAGAGTTCCACCCGCTTCCCGGAAGGGATCAACGTGGAAGTCGTGCGCCCCGGAAATACGCCGGGACACTGGCATGCCCGCTTCATCGAGCGTGGAGTCGGAATCACGCAATCATCTTCTACGGGGTGCGCAGCCATCTTTGCCGTACTGCACAAACAGCGCCTCGCAGCCCAAAAAACGGTTATCTTTTCTGCCGGCGCCTCCGGAATCCATGTCGGCGGCAACTTGGACGGAATAACGGTTGAAAACACCACACAAATCGTTTATAAGGGTGAATATGCGCCGCTCAGCCAAGAAAATTGACACTCACATCATCGGTTTGCTACTGATGATTCTGATCGCGTTACCCCTTGCGGCCGACCAGTTGTACACCGTGGATGGCAAAGTCTATGACGGAAAATTCGTGGCTTTCAAGTACAGCACCATCTTTTTCAATGTATACAAATTCGGCAAGTTTCATTCCAGCATGCGCTTTCCCCTCTACCAGGTATGGAAACTGGAGTTCAACGATCCACAGAACGCCAGCCTGGTTTCATCATTTGAAACCGAAGCCAATTACCGCAAATTCCGTCGCGGCAAGCGCATCAAAAAAATCAGCCTGCCCGCCGATCAACGCTGGGTCAATACGGGCATTCAACTGCAGATCGGCCAGGATATCCTCTTCTCCATTTCGGGCTCCATTCAGATCGACGACAACACCAAAGTCTTTCAGAACGGCAAGATCTCTCCCAAACTGGACGCCCGCAACCCCATGCCCAATCAACCCGTTGGGGCCGTGATCGCCAAAATCGGCGCCGACGGCCCGCCTTTCTATGTGGGCGATGACCGCGCACCATTTCACGTCTCCAGGCAGGGTTCGTTGTTTATGGGCATCAACGATCACGACTTGTCCGACAACAACGGGGAATTTTCCGTAATTATCTATTATTAAGAAAGTTGAAGAGTTGAAGAGGAAAGAGGTTAAAAAAAGGTGACAGGAAAAACCCTCGGTAGAGGGCGTATGGCATACGCCCGCCTGGAATAAAAACAGTTGGGAATGTAGGGGCGACCGGCCGGTCGCCCGAAACCTTGGTGCCGGGAGTGCTCTTTTCTACCTTCTACAAGTTCTCCCAGGCAATCCCTACTGTTGCTCCCAGGAGATCTTCCTACAAATACTCCTGAGGTCCCCTACCTTCTACTTGTCGTCTTCCGGAAAGACCATGCGAGGGCTGAACCGCGGTCCGTTGTCTTCCCGCGAAACCAGGGCTACCAGATGCCCCGATTCATCCATCACCCGATACATGGGACTGGGAACAGCGGACACCATGCGAGTTACGTCCCGAACCCAAAGCGGGTTGCCGTTCAAGACAGATCGCTTCCCTTCTTTGCCGACCGCCAGGGTCGGCCAATCGGGCAAGAGCTTTTCCATGGGAACCACGAACCGGGACGGATCATTCCCGCCATCCTGCCGCCGCTCCAGTTCAGCCAGGTCAACCGCATCTTCCAACTTGAATTCCCCCACCGCGTCCCGGCTGAGGTGTTCCAGATAAGCTCCACAGCCCAGGATCTGCCCCATATCGTGGGCCAGAGACCTCAGGTAAACCCCGGAACCCGTTTGCGCAGAGAATTCCAGCCTGCGGGCATCGACGACACGTCCGCTTAAGGCGAAAACTTCCACCTCGACCGGCTTGGGAATCACCTCGATGCCTTTGCGGGCATAGGCATAGAGGGGACGTCCATGCATTTTCTTGGCGGAATAGGCCGGAGGTACCTGGGTGATTCGCCCGCGGAAGCGGTTCAGCAATGTCTCCAGGTCAACCCCGAACAGGTCGATCTCTTTCGGGTCTCCCACCGGTGTACCTTCTGCGTCGTACGTGGTAGTGGCCACACCGAAACGCACCACACCCGAGTACACCTTGCGACACAATTGATAAAACTGGAACAATCGCGTGCCCTGACCGATTCCAACCAGCAGCAAACCCTCGGCAATGGGATCCAGGGTCCCGAAGTGGCCGGCTTTATGGCCGGGGAACACGCGGCGCACATGCTGCACCGCATCATGGGATGTAATCCCCGCTGGTTTTGCCAGGGGCAACAATCCGTGGATCATGATAACTGCTCTTTCACAACCGCGAGTACTTTTCTTCGCGCTTCCTCTAAATCACCCTCGAAAAAAAAACCCGCGGCATGGTCGTGACCACCGCCGCCGAAACGGCGGGCCACCTGCTGCGCATTTAACTCTCCCTTTGACCGCAGTGAAATACGAAAGCGCCCCTCTCCAATCTCTTTGAAAAACAAGGTCATGCGCACTCCCAGGATTGAGCGGGCAATGGAAACGATGTCCTCTGTTTCAATGTCGTTCAGGGTGAGGTGGGAAAGAAAATTCCGTTCGAAGCGGATAATGCAGACCCGGCCGCCCAGCGTTAACTCCAGGGTGGACAGGACTTTCTGGATCAAACGTACTTTTTCCAGGGGATTGGAGTAAAACAGCAATTCGCCTACATCGCTGGGCTCGATCCCGGAGAGTCGCACCAGTTCAGATGCGATAAACAGTGAACGATAAGTGGTGTTGGAATACTTGAATGAACCGGTATCCGACGCAATGGCTGCATACAGGTTGAATGCGATCTCCGGAGTAAAGGCAACCCCGAGTTTAATCCCGAGCTCATAGATCAGTTCGCCCACGGCTGCAGCCCCGGAACAGACCCAGTTGATGTCGGCGTTACTGCCCCCGGTGGCATGGTGATCGATGTTAATGGTTCGATAGTGGTCCAGATGTTTTTGACCATTCCGGTCTTCGGTGCTGCCTTCAATTAAAACCAGGACATCAAAAGGGTCCGGATAGATCTGGCGGTATTGGATGGACTCGAAGCCGGGCAGGCGTGTGAGAGGAAAGGGCGCCGGATCAGTGTTGCAAAAGGCTACATCTTTGTCCATCTGCCGCAACATGGCGCTGATGGCCAATCCACTGCCGATGCAGTCGGCATCCGGACGCACATGCGATGTCACGGCAATGCGATCAGCTTCCCGCAGCACCCGGGCAATGCGGGTGGGAATGTCTTGCCCGGCTGGATCCTCTTTGTGGTTACTCACCAGATTTTCTCTATTAAAAAAATTCCCGTTCAACCGTTACCACAAACATGGGGTAGGTTTCCGCCACGAAGTTTTCAATACGGGAAAGAAGCTGATCCAACACTTGCCGACTCATGGACAGGGTAACCATTGAGATCTGCGCCCGCTGCCAGGAATCCTGGTAGGCGCTTTCAATGGCGGCCACATTGAAACGGCGGCGCAAGCGTTCTTTCAGGCTGAGAACAAGCCGACGCTTTTCCTTTAAATTGTGGGTGTTTCCGGAATAGAGATCCAGCACCATGATCCCCACAATCATTAGAGCGGTTTTTCGGTCAATTCGTACGCTTCGAGAATATCGCCGATCTCAATGGCATTGAAATTCTTGACCCGAATTCCACATTCCGTGCCGGCTTTGACTTCGCTGACATCATTTTTGACACGACGCAGGGTCTCGACTTCGCCCTCAAATACCAGGTCTTTGCCGCGCATCACCTTGATTCGCGATTTTCGGGTCACCTTGCCCTCGCGCACCACGCAACCGGCCACAACCCCGAGCTTGGAGATCTTGAACTTCTGCAACACCTCCACCGTCCCGATGTGGGTTTCCTCGTACTCAGGCTCCATCTCACCGCGGATGGCCTTTTCCATATCTTCCATCAAATGATAGATCACGTTGTACAGTTTGATCTCGATGCCTTCCTGTTTGGCCAACGAAAGGATCTTTTGTGGGGCTTTGACGTTAAATCCCACGATCAACGCTTCAGAAGTCGAGGCCAGCAGGATATCACTTTCCGTGATATTGCCGATTCCGGAATGGACAATGTTGATTTTGACTTTCTCCGTGACCTTTCTCAACAGCACATCCTGCAAAACCTCCGCCGAGCCGAAATTATCCGCTTTGACCACAACGGGAATCAGTTTCACCTCGGTTTCCTGCATCTTTTCAAACAACGTGTGCAGGCTCAACTTCTTTTCTTTGTCCATTTCCTGGGTGCGGCTGTCTTTTTCCCGTTGCAAGCGGATTTCGATTACTTTGGCCGCCTTGTCCACATCTTTGACCACCTGAAACAGGTCTCCGGAATCCGGAGCGGCGTCAAAACCCATGATCTCGACCGGAATCGGGGCGGAAGCGCGGTTCAACGTTTTCCCGCTGTCATCGAAAACGGTTTTCACTTTGCCGACGGCGTTTCCACAGATAAAGTGGTCGCCCCGGTTTACGTCCCCGTGCAACAGCAACAACGTGCCGATGGGGCCCAACTTGGGATCCTGGCGGGCCTCAATGATTATGCCGCGGCCGGGAATATTGGCGTACATTTTTAATTCCTGGATTTCCGACACGAGCACGATCATCTCCAGCAGTGAGTCCAGGTTGGTGCCTTCCGTGGCGGAGATTTCCACGCCAACCACATCACCCCCCCAATCCTCAACCAGCACTTCATGGCGACTGAGCTCCTGCTTGACGCGGTTGGCATCGGCTCCCTCCATGTCCATCTTGTTGATGGCCACGATCATGGGGACCCCGGCGGAGCGGGCATGGTTGATGGCTTCAACCGTCTGGGGCTGTACCCCGTCGTTGGCGGCCACCACCAGGATCACGATATCGGTCACCTTGGCGCCCCGGGCCCTCAAGTTGGTGAAAGCCTCGTGACCCGGAGTGTCAATAAAAATGATGTCGTTTCCCCGCACCTTCAATTTATAAGCGCCGATACTCTGGGTAATGCCCCCGGCTTCGCCGTCGGCCACGCGGGTTTTGCGCAACGTATCCAACAAAGTGGTTTTGCCGTGATCCACGTGCCCCATCACCGTAACCACCGGTGCGCGAACCACTTCAGCCACACCCTTATGTTTCAAACTCACGCCGAAAACGTGGTCTTCGTAGGACTCCATTTCAAGCTTCACTCCCAGTTTTTCGCACAATGCCGCCACGTCCTCGGGCATTACGATCTGGTTGGCCAGGTATTCCCGGCCCAGCTCCTCCAGGTGAAGGGACAGGGTTTTGAGCTTGATGTTCAACTGGTCACTGAGTTCCTTGATGGTGATAAAATCGGAAATGCGAATTAATTCGGGCAGATCCATTTCTTCTATTTTCGGCGGCAAGGTGGTGGGAGGCTGCTTACGCGTACCGGCGCCACGTCCCCCGGACCGGCGCGGGCGTCGCATCATGGGAGGTTGACGAAAACGCTGACGCGGTCGCGACGCGGGCATTTTGGGCATAAACGCATCTGGAGCAGACACGGGCGGCGTGCGCCTGGGTGTTCTCGGGGCCTCTTCAGCCTTATCTTTAGCCGCAACCGGTGCTTTCGTTGGAGTGCCGGATTTGGCTTTTTCGGGGCGAACGATGCGGCGTTCTTCAGGGGCCGCTTTGGAAGTGGATGGCGTCGCGGATTTTTCAGCGGAGGGTTCTTTACGGGGTGAAGGGGGAGGGGTGTGCGGCTTTCTTTTTTCGGTCGGCGATGGCGTTTCGGGCTTTGTTTCCCGCGGAATTGCAACCGGCTCCGGCTCTTTTTCAACCGGCTTCTCCGCTTCCGGTTTGGGCGCATCCGTCTTTTTGGGCGCCGCTTTACGGGCTTTTTCCATGGCCTTGAACTCTTTCTGAATCGCATTGAATTCCGGGCCGCCCGCGGAAAACTCGCGCAACAACTCAAGTTGCTCCATGGAAATCACCGAAGAATGCGATTTTACCGGCAGGCCCTGCCTTTCCAGGAAAAACATAGCCAATTTATTCGATATCTTGAATTGCTTTGTCGCTTCATGTAGTTTGATGCTCTGCATACACAATCCCCCTAGAGTTTTTTCTGAACCATGTCCGACCGGTTTTCCATGCGGTTGGTCAACTGAATATTCCACTGGGTCAATTTTGAAGCCAAACGGATATTGACTCCCCGCTTGCCGATGGCTGCGGAAAGGGAATCATCGGTAACCGTTACTTCCGCCTTGCGGTTCTCTTCGTCTAGAATCACGACTTTCAACACGTCGGCCGGACTCAGGGCGGACGCAATAAAGCGTTCCG contains:
- a CDS encoding translation initiation factor IF-2, which codes for MQSIKLHEATKQFKISNKLAMFFLERQGLPVKSHSSVISMEQLELLREFSAGGPEFNAIQKEFKAMEKARKAAPKKTDAPKPEAEKPVEKEPEPVAIPRETKPETPSPTEKRKPHTPPPSPRKEPSAEKSATPSTSKAAPEERRIVRPEKAKSGTPTKAPVAAKDKAEEAPRTPRRTPPVSAPDAFMPKMPASRPRQRFRQPPMMRRPRRSGGRGAGTRKQPPTTLPPKIEEMDLPELIRISDFITIKELSDQLNIKLKTLSLHLEELGREYLANQIVMPEDVAALCEKLGVKLEMESYEDHVFGVSLKHKGVAEVVRAPVVTVMGHVDHGKTTLLDTLRKTRVADGEAGGITQSIGAYKLKVRGNDIIFIDTPGHEAFTNLRARGAKVTDIVILVVAANDGVQPQTVEAINHARSAGVPMIVAINKMDMEGADANRVKQELSRHEVLVEDWGGDVVGVEISATEGTNLDSLLEMIVLVSEIQELKMYANIPGRGIIIEARQDPKLGPIGTLLLLHGDVNRGDHFICGNAVGKVKTVFDDSGKTLNRASAPIPVEIMGFDAAPDSGDLFQVVKDVDKAAKVIEIRLQREKDSRTQEMDKEKKLSLHTLFEKMQETEVKLIPVVVKADNFGSAEVLQDVLLRKVTEKVKINIVHSGIGNITESDILLASTSEALIVGFNVKAPQKILSLAKQEGIEIKLYNVIYHLMEDMEKAIRGEMEPEYEETHIGTVEVLQKFKISKLGVVAGCVVREGKVTRKSRIKVMRGKDLVFEGEVETLRRVKNDVSEVKAGTECGIRVKNFNAIEIGDILEAYELTEKPL
- the truB gene encoding tRNA pseudouridine(55) synthase TruB; this translates as MIHGLLPLAKPAGITSHDAVQHVRRVFPGHKAGHFGTLDPIAEGLLLVGIGQGTRLFQFYQLCRKVYSGVVRFGVATTTYDAEGTPVGDPKEIDLFGVDLETLLNRFRGRITQVPPAYSAKKMHGRPLYAYARKGIEVIPKPVEVEVFALSGRVVDARRLEFSAQTGSGVYLRSLAHDMGQILGCGAYLEHLSRDAVGEFKLEDAVDLAELERRQDGGNDPSRFVVPMEKLLPDWPTLAVGKEGKRSVLNGNPLWVRDVTRMVSAVPSPMYRVMDESGHLVALVSREDNGPRFSPRMVFPEDDK
- a CDS encoding DUF503 domain-containing protein gives rise to the protein MIVGIMVLDLYSGNTHNLKEKRRLVLSLKERLRRRFNVAAIESAYQDSWQRAQISMVTLSMSRQVLDQLLSRIENFVAETYPMFVVTVEREFF
- the dapF gene encoding diaminopimelate epimerase, which gives rise to MNALFSLAGIPQRIDLIKTVSCGNDFLQLDLESLSEKRRSRLGQFAHAICDRHNGMGADGLVARCSISSGTFGFQVFNRDGREAELSGNGMAGCAAVVFALEPGLNSITLQTAVGPRRIACKQRRFPRVDMSVEIGPADFANYRQFPFLDKRAGGYASDGIDFFPVSVGNPHAVCLVPSGISEKEMVELGQHLQSSTRFPEGINVEVVRPGNTPGHWHARFIERGVGITQSSSTGCAAIFAVLHKQRLAAQKTVIFSAGASGIHVGGNLDGITVENTTQIVYKGEYAPLSQEN